From one Astatotilapia calliptera chromosome 10, fAstCal1.2, whole genome shotgun sequence genomic stretch:
- the pfdn1 gene encoding prefoldin subunit 1, translating to MAAPVDLELKKAFSELQVKMIDTQQKVKMADLQIDQLTRVQKHAKLTHAEIATLPDNTRLYEGVGRMFILQSKEEINNLLTDKQKTADEKIKELEQRKVYLERSVKEAEDNIREMLLSRRAH from the exons GCCTTCTCCGAGCTGCAGGTGAAGATGATTGACACGCAGCAGAAAGTCAAGATGGCCGATCTGCAGATCGATCAGCTGACGCGCGTTCAGAAGCACGCCAAACTGACGCACGCCGAGATCGCCACGCTGCCCGACAACACGCGACTCTATGAGGGTGTGGGGCGCAT GTTCATCCTGCAGTCCAAGGAGGAGATAAACAACCtgctgacagacaaacagaagacgGCTGACGAGAAGATCAAAGAGTTGGAG CAGAGGAAGGTGTACCTTGAACGCAGCGTGAAGGAAGCTGAGGACAACATAAGAGAGATGCTGCTGTCCAGGAGAGCCCACTGA